From Oceanipulchritudo coccoides, the proteins below share one genomic window:
- the ptsP gene encoding phosphoenolpyruvate--protein phosphotransferase — MVKNNQGERKFSGIAAAPGVVHGPLFSFHQGELEVPRYSVPPERKEEEIARFEQGLMETRRQISAIRAEVEEKVGEEEASIFDAHQLVLEDRALIEDTIQEVVETGFNIEYCFHEVANRYIDAFAQIDDDYIKERVTDIRDVTKRLIFNLLGRDHKNHGFSGMGKHVLISTDLSPSETALLDVDEVMGIVTESGSRTSHSVIMARSLNIPCVVGVHDILEAADFGEEILVDGYKGFVYLNPSQETLERYGRLATEQRHIEERFLEELNEPCVTLDSVELKVMLNIEGVEGHDRMQKSGAGGIGLFRTENLFLSSSTFPSEDEQFEVYKGLVQCMSPNPVTIRTLDLGGDKNPHRSLTGYQEANPFMGFRGIRFCLEHSDLFKDQLRAILRASQFGAVKILYPMISSLVELKRANALLEEARKELEAENVPIGSDIQKGAMIEVPSAAVITDLLADHCDFFSIGTNDLMQYLLAVDRINDRIAYLYEPNQPSVIRTLNFIFKQGKMRNVPVSVCGELAADPLFAPLLIGLGASDLSVSLGSLAQIKYLIRRFSLHETKLLAIRCLRCEDPEAIKKELEAFYEKAMGETIKVLKSI; from the coding sequence ATGGTAAAAAACAATCAGGGAGAACGTAAATTTTCAGGCATCGCCGCCGCCCCGGGCGTCGTCCATGGCCCCCTGTTCAGTTTTCACCAAGGCGAATTGGAAGTCCCCCGTTACTCGGTCCCTCCGGAGCGGAAAGAGGAAGAAATAGCCCGTTTTGAGCAGGGCCTGATGGAGACGCGCCGACAGATTTCGGCGATTCGTGCTGAGGTGGAGGAAAAAGTCGGCGAGGAGGAAGCCTCCATTTTTGATGCGCACCAGTTGGTCCTTGAGGACCGTGCCCTGATTGAAGACACGATCCAGGAAGTCGTGGAAACCGGCTTCAATATTGAATACTGCTTTCACGAGGTCGCGAATCGCTATATCGATGCCTTTGCCCAGATTGATGATGATTACATCAAGGAGCGCGTTACCGATATACGGGATGTCACCAAGCGGTTGATTTTTAACCTGCTCGGGCGTGATCACAAGAACCACGGATTCTCCGGCATGGGGAAGCACGTCTTGATCTCGACTGATTTAAGCCCTTCGGAAACGGCTCTTCTCGATGTTGATGAAGTGATGGGGATTGTCACCGAATCCGGAAGCCGGACCAGTCACAGCGTGATCATGGCCCGGTCACTCAATATTCCCTGTGTAGTGGGTGTTCATGACATCCTTGAAGCGGCTGATTTCGGGGAAGAAATTCTCGTCGATGGATACAAGGGCTTTGTCTATTTAAATCCTTCCCAGGAGACGCTTGAGCGCTATGGGCGACTTGCCACCGAGCAAAGGCACATTGAGGAGCGTTTTCTTGAAGAATTGAACGAGCCCTGTGTCACGCTTGATTCAGTCGAATTGAAGGTCATGCTGAACATTGAAGGGGTTGAAGGGCACGACCGCATGCAGAAGAGTGGGGCGGGCGGCATCGGCTTGTTTCGCACGGAGAATCTTTTCCTGTCATCTTCCACGTTTCCCTCTGAAGATGAACAATTTGAAGTCTATAAAGGCCTTGTGCAGTGCATGAGTCCGAATCCTGTGACGATCCGAACCCTTGACCTGGGCGGGGACAAGAATCCTCACCGGAGCCTGACTGGATATCAGGAAGCCAATCCGTTTATGGGCTTTCGCGGGATTCGCTTCTGTCTGGAGCATTCGGATCTCTTCAAGGATCAGCTTCGGGCAATCCTTCGGGCGAGCCAGTTCGGCGCGGTGAAAATCCTCTATCCAATGATTTCCAGCCTTGTTGAGCTGAAGCGTGCCAATGCTTTGCTCGAAGAGGCAAGGAAGGAACTGGAAGCGGAGAATGTCCCGATCGGATCCGATATTCAAAAGGGCGCCATGATTGAGGTGCCCAGTGCGGCCGTCATTACGGACCTTCTGGCGGATCACTGTGATTTCTTTAGCATCGGGACAAACGATCTCATGCAATATCTGCTCGCTGTCGACCGGATCAACGATCGCATCGCTTACTTGTACGAGCCAAATCAGCCATCCGTAATCCGCACCCTCAACTTCATTTTCAAGCAGGGCAAGATGCGGAACGTTCCGGTGAGCGTTTGTGGTGAGCTGGCTGCTGATCCGTTGTTTGCTCCACTCCTGATTGGCCTCGGTGCCTCGGACTTATCGGTTTCCCTGGGATCACTTGCCCAAATCAAGTATCTTATCCGACGCTTTAGCCTGCACGAGACCAAATTACTGGCTATCCGCTGCCTCCGTTGTGAGGACCCCGAAGCGATCAAAAAAGAGCTCGAAGCCTTTTATGAGAAAGCCATGGGCGAGACGATCAAAGTGCTGAAGAGCATCTGA
- a CDS encoding ArsR/SmtB family transcription factor, with amino-acid sequence MADPVELIKLLSDATRLRLLALLQTEPLSVVELQGIMDMGQSRISSHLALLRQAGLVDDRREGKKSFYSSTPPNEPVLRRLYDCALEAAAKQPEFEEDALNLDRVLSRRRAESEAYFNMVAGKLGKNYCPGRSWEAIGHFLLLLTPKIDVVDLGAGEGVLSQLLARKARSVICIDNSPAMVKVGTELAREHGIDNLSYKLGDIESVPLPDNSVDLALLSQALHHARKPEEAIAEAWRILRPGGQLVVLDLNQHTFEKARELYADRWLGFPPNRLYHWIKSCGFESVSVDPVSKEPKEPCFETLLATGLKPR; translated from the coding sequence ATGGCCGATCCCGTTGAATTGATCAAACTCCTCAGCGACGCAACCCGTTTGCGTCTCCTTGCCCTTCTTCAGACCGAGCCGCTATCGGTCGTTGAACTGCAAGGTATCATGGACATGGGTCAGTCCCGCATTTCCTCCCATCTGGCCCTGCTGCGTCAGGCCGGGTTGGTTGATGACCGCCGGGAAGGGAAGAAAAGTTTCTATTCGAGCACACCACCCAATGAACCGGTCTTGCGGCGTTTGTATGACTGCGCCCTTGAAGCAGCAGCAAAACAACCGGAATTCGAGGAGGATGCGCTCAATCTTGACCGCGTGCTTTCCAGGCGCCGGGCCGAATCGGAAGCCTATTTCAACATGGTGGCGGGGAAACTGGGCAAGAATTATTGCCCGGGACGCTCATGGGAAGCCATCGGGCACTTTCTCCTCCTTTTGACCCCGAAAATTGATGTGGTCGACCTGGGAGCCGGTGAGGGTGTTCTTTCACAGCTTCTGGCCCGCAAGGCCCGTTCGGTCATCTGTATCGATAATTCACCTGCCATGGTGAAAGTCGGTACCGAGCTTGCCCGGGAGCACGGGATTGACAACCTCTCCTACAAGCTGGGAGACATTGAAAGCGTTCCCCTTCCCGATAATTCTGTCGATCTGGCGCTGCTCAGCCAGGCCCTCCATCACGCCCGGAAGCCAGAAGAGGCAATTGCTGAAGCATGGCGGATCCTGCGCCCCGGCGGACAGCTGGTTGTTCTTGATCTCAACCAGCATACTTTCGAAAAAGCCCGGGAGCTCTATGCCGACCGTTGGCTCGGGTTTCCGCCCAACCGTCTTTACCACTGGATCAAGTCCTGCGGTTTTGAATCAGTCTCCGTCGATCCCGTCTCCAAGGAGCCAAAGGAACCTTGCTTTGAGACGCTACTCGCCACCGGGCTCAAGCCTCGTTGA
- a CDS encoding GreA/GreB family elongation factor, whose translation MNKEAIDLLIQKRPALRRSRAKLEAMQPGAYCVHRAWGLGQIKDYDERENRLIIDFMEGQQAHPMDPAFCVEKLEILAENDILVRAQNEKEVIDEMVKSRPTDLIADILERSETKSATALEIETVLGRLMGSAKFKKWWTQTKKALVKDPRIAVPAKKTEPFILRDEPVRAEEEVLDEFFETKAPKKKIALASKLIDLSVKHEDIKEELPTILSELATSLAETKQLNPGERLYGIWVRNDLARFIHSDVESLEPTSASIINASNDLIGLADQVPASHYSRFLDLIERTLPDQWERIAFDLLKNSSGKLTAECINFLLDHDKMKEISSTFDRWLVEQNLKAPVLTWILKNRASKKYAPMLEGLMTPRLLSAIFFAIDYEALQNTSTRRIPLADLVSDDTKLISDLLTDASTETGHDLAQTLILNQGFEDLSKKSLLARFIKLYPSIQSIVGGEPTTSESSESEELVVSEKSLAERKKEYEVLITEKIPQNKEEIAEARAHGDLRENAEYKMARQEQDILLSRKNELETEINKARTTDFTDATTSMVSIGSIVDLEQASNKQSVSYSILGAWDGDPDQQIVSYQTPLARALLGKTKGEQVAVEIDGHEESWTIKDITRWVDRN comes from the coding sequence ATGAATAAGGAAGCAATCGACTTGCTGATCCAGAAACGTCCTGCCTTGCGGCGATCAAGGGCGAAACTCGAGGCTATGCAACCCGGCGCCTACTGCGTGCATCGCGCGTGGGGACTCGGCCAGATCAAGGACTACGATGAGCGGGAAAACCGCCTCATTATTGATTTCATGGAGGGACAGCAGGCCCATCCGATGGATCCGGCCTTCTGCGTGGAAAAATTGGAAATTCTCGCCGAGAACGATATTCTCGTACGGGCCCAAAACGAGAAGGAGGTCATCGACGAAATGGTCAAAAGCCGGCCAACAGACCTGATTGCCGACATTCTCGAGCGCTCAGAGACCAAATCAGCCACCGCTTTGGAAATTGAAACCGTCCTCGGGCGCCTCATGGGTTCCGCCAAATTCAAGAAATGGTGGACCCAGACAAAGAAGGCCCTTGTCAAGGATCCCCGTATTGCCGTTCCGGCGAAAAAGACGGAACCTTTCATCCTCCGGGACGAGCCTGTGCGCGCTGAAGAGGAAGTCCTCGATGAATTCTTTGAAACAAAAGCTCCGAAAAAGAAAATCGCCCTTGCCAGCAAGCTGATCGATCTCTCGGTCAAGCATGAGGACATCAAGGAAGAGCTGCCGACAATTCTTTCCGAGCTGGCCACCTCCCTCGCTGAGACCAAGCAACTGAACCCGGGTGAGCGCTTGTACGGGATCTGGGTTCGTAATGACCTGGCCCGTTTTATCCATTCTGATGTCGAGAGCCTCGAGCCGACTTCTGCTTCGATCATTAATGCCTCAAACGACCTGATCGGCCTTGCTGACCAGGTGCCAGCTTCCCACTACAGCCGCTTTCTGGACTTGATTGAACGCACCCTTCCCGACCAGTGGGAACGGATTGCTTTTGATTTGCTGAAGAACAGCTCGGGCAAGCTGACGGCGGAATGTATCAATTTCCTTCTTGATCATGACAAGATGAAGGAAATCTCGAGCACCTTTGACCGCTGGCTTGTGGAGCAAAACCTCAAGGCTCCCGTATTGACGTGGATACTCAAAAACCGCGCCTCAAAGAAGTACGCACCAATGCTGGAAGGGCTCATGACTCCCCGTCTTTTGAGCGCGATCTTCTTCGCCATCGATTACGAGGCCCTGCAGAATACCAGCACGCGGCGTATCCCGCTTGCCGACCTTGTCAGCGATGACACAAAACTAATCAGCGACCTGCTGACCGATGCCTCAACCGAGACCGGCCACGACCTCGCCCAGACCCTGATCCTCAATCAGGGATTTGAAGACCTTTCCAAGAAGTCCCTTCTTGCACGGTTCATCAAACTCTACCCGAGCATCCAGTCGATCGTCGGCGGTGAGCCGACAACAAGCGAAAGCTCCGAGTCCGAGGAGTTGGTTGTTTCCGAGAAGAGCCTTGCAGAACGGAAGAAGGAATACGAAGTCCTCATCACCGAGAAAATCCCTCAGAACAAGGAGGAAATTGCAGAAGCTCGCGCTCATGGTGACTTGCGTGAAAATGCCGAGTACAAGATGGCCCGGCAGGAGCAGGACATCCTTCTTTCCCGGAAGAATGAGCTGGAGACTGAAATCAACAAGGCCCGTACCACGGACTTCACCGATGCGACGACCAGCATGGTCAGCATCGGCAGCATTGTTGACTTGGAGCAGGCCTCCAACAAGCAATCCGTCAGCTACAGTATCCTTGGAGCATGGGATGGTGATCCTGACCAACAGATCGTTTCCTATCAGACTCCCCTCGCCCGCGCATTGCTCGGCAAGACCAAGGGAGAACAGGTTGCCGTCGAAATTGATGGCCATGAGGAAAGCTGGACCATCAAGGACATCACCCGCTGGGTGGATCGCAATTGA
- a CDS encoding RsmB/NOP family class I SAM-dependent RNA methyltransferase: MEAHREKEDWREAIALLVKFCRGEAHLDILLDNAHQLHSRWLVMETFRQWLVIDALLAPHLKRAPRPEAHNLLRLAVAECLYREEADRPKVVHYAVEVARGIKLSKPEAGFVNGVLRSVLRAGKFSDAGPEKSHPDWLVKRWKNSLGEAATQQLLNWNQSIPGLYVRAGEKPEYCDETDWAGYFKVQQSRSPDAIADVKAGKVYIQDPFTRIPVDLLDPKPGESILDLCAAPGGKSRLLSERMSGKGRLILVDKPGNRLERLISNFARLEKPGPLIIGSLLENLEALAPEHNLECASMDAVLIDVPCSNTGVIQKRPDVKLRLKEADILAQSEQQLKLLELAARWVRPGGRLVYSTCSLEPEENTAVVEAFCKAHGKWKLVREKLSQPWECGHDGGGAFLLTIEADA, translated from the coding sequence ATGGAAGCGCATCGTGAGAAAGAGGACTGGCGGGAGGCAATTGCATTGCTTGTAAAATTCTGCCGCGGAGAGGCCCATTTGGATATTCTCCTGGATAATGCCCACCAGCTGCACTCGCGTTGGCTGGTGATGGAGACTTTCCGTCAATGGCTGGTCATCGACGCCCTTCTGGCACCACATCTGAAGCGGGCTCCGCGTCCGGAAGCGCATAACCTCCTGCGTCTGGCAGTCGCGGAGTGTCTTTACCGGGAGGAGGCTGACCGCCCCAAGGTGGTTCACTATGCGGTTGAAGTGGCCCGGGGGATCAAGTTGAGCAAACCGGAAGCCGGTTTTGTCAACGGGGTCCTGCGTTCGGTCCTTCGGGCCGGCAAATTCTCCGATGCAGGCCCGGAAAAGAGCCATCCGGACTGGTTGGTGAAGCGCTGGAAGAATTCCCTCGGCGAAGCAGCCACGCAACAGCTCCTCAACTGGAACCAGTCGATTCCGGGCCTCTACGTGCGAGCTGGGGAAAAGCCCGAATATTGTGATGAAACGGACTGGGCTGGCTATTTCAAGGTCCAGCAGTCCCGGAGTCCGGACGCAATTGCAGACGTAAAAGCGGGGAAAGTATACATCCAGGATCCCTTCACGCGGATCCCTGTTGATCTTCTGGACCCCAAACCGGGGGAAAGCATCCTTGATCTATGTGCTGCACCGGGTGGCAAAAGCCGTCTTCTTTCCGAACGGATGAGCGGCAAAGGTCGATTGATCCTCGTTGATAAGCCGGGCAACCGACTGGAGCGCCTTATTTCAAATTTTGCCCGGTTGGAAAAGCCCGGCCCACTGATCATCGGGAGCTTGTTGGAGAATCTTGAGGCACTGGCCCCTGAACACAATCTGGAGTGCGCGAGCATGGACGCCGTGTTGATCGATGTTCCCTGCAGCAATACGGGAGTCATCCAGAAGCGACCGGATGTTAAATTGAGACTGAAGGAAGCGGATATCCTTGCACAATCGGAGCAACAGCTGAAGTTGCTTGAATTGGCGGCGCGCTGGGTCCGTCCGGGAGGGCGTCTTGTCTACAGTACTTGCAGCCTTGAGCCCGAGGAAAACACCGCTGTGGTGGAAGCCTTCTGCAAGGCGCACGGCAAATGGAAGCTGGTCCGTGAGAAATTGAGCCAGCCATGGGAATGCGGACACGATGGAGGCGGGGCTTTCTTATTGACGATAGAGGCTGACGCGTAA
- a CDS encoding glutamine synthetase beta-grasp domain-containing protein, producing MAKYKLEYIWLDGYSPEPNLRGKTRIADKAPASVEDCPEWGFDGSSTLQADGSDSDCILKPVRLYPDAGRNNAFIVLCEVYLPSGDPHPTNYRAKILDDPGTWIGLEQEYFMMQDGRPLGFPEFGYPNPQGKYYTGVGYDHVGDIARQIADEHLELCLDAGINHEGINAEVAKGQWEFQIFAKGSKTAADDVWVARYLLMRLTEKYGVNIELHCKPLSGDWNGSGMHCNFSTDYLRDTGGKDYFLKLMDAFDKNRDEHIAAYGPDNHLRLTGLHETQSIDKFSWGVADRGASIRVPHSFVKNDYKGYLEDRRPNSEADPYKVVGRVLKTIQEVPTS from the coding sequence ATGGCTAAATACAAGCTTGAGTACATCTGGCTCGACGGCTACTCGCCCGAGCCGAACCTGCGTGGAAAAACCCGGATTGCCGACAAGGCACCCGCTTCTGTAGAAGATTGCCCAGAATGGGGATTTGACGGAAGCTCAACCCTGCAGGCTGACGGCAGTGATTCCGACTGTATCCTGAAGCCTGTCCGTCTCTATCCGGACGCAGGTCGCAACAACGCCTTCATCGTTCTCTGTGAGGTTTACCTCCCGAGCGGTGATCCACACCCGACCAACTACCGGGCCAAGATCCTCGATGATCCAGGCACATGGATTGGTTTGGAGCAGGAATACTTTATGATGCAGGACGGCCGTCCTCTCGGCTTCCCGGAATTCGGTTATCCGAATCCCCAAGGCAAATACTACACGGGCGTCGGCTACGATCATGTTGGCGACATTGCCCGTCAGATTGCTGACGAGCATCTCGAGCTCTGCCTTGACGCCGGCATCAACCACGAAGGCATCAACGCCGAGGTGGCCAAAGGCCAGTGGGAGTTCCAGATTTTCGCCAAGGGGTCCAAGACCGCTGCGGACGATGTCTGGGTAGCCCGCTACCTCCTCATGCGCTTGACTGAAAAATACGGTGTGAACATTGAGCTCCACTGTAAGCCGCTTTCAGGCGACTGGAATGGTTCCGGCATGCACTGTAATTTCTCGACGGATTACCTTCGCGATACAGGTGGCAAGGATTACTTCCTCAAGCTCATGGACGCTTTCGACAAGAATCGTGACGAGCACATCGCCGCATACGGTCCAGACAATCATCTGCGCCTGACCGGCCTGCACGAAACCCAGTCGATCGACAAGTTCAGCTGGGGCGTGGCCGACCGCGGGGCCTCGATCCGCGTTCCGCACAGCTTCGTCAAGAATGACTACAAGGGCTACCTCGAAGACCGTCGCCCGAACTCTGAAGCCGACCCTTACAAGGTGGTGGGCCGTGTTCTCAAGACGATCCAGGAAGTCCCGACCAGCTAG
- a CDS encoding serine/threonine protein phosphatase has translation MQEIKDSKQATVRIGYDGSVHKTFRGPLAKRRFENELRVLKYLERQNCPFVPKVLQADVEKLYMATTNCGTIVDKISQQKLEHLFQELEQYGVRHNDPFARNVTYNADLGRFCLIDFEFATILESGEGFSLEELEDLNKDKKNLKALEELRQIEEEAKREKEGQS, from the coding sequence ATGCAGGAAATCAAGGATTCAAAGCAGGCCACAGTACGGATCGGTTATGACGGAAGTGTGCACAAGACCTTTCGCGGGCCGCTGGCCAAACGGCGATTTGAGAACGAATTGCGGGTGTTGAAATATCTTGAACGGCAGAATTGTCCGTTTGTGCCGAAAGTCCTGCAGGCGGATGTCGAAAAATTATACATGGCGACCACGAATTGCGGGACCATTGTGGATAAAATTAGCCAGCAAAAGCTGGAACACCTTTTTCAGGAACTGGAACAGTATGGGGTGCGTCACAATGATCCATTTGCCCGGAATGTAACGTACAACGCCGACCTTGGGCGCTTTTGCCTCATAGATTTCGAGTTTGCGACAATCCTGGAATCCGGGGAGGGCTTTTCACTCGAGGAGCTGGAGGATTTGAACAAGGACAAGAAAAACCTCAAGGCACTTGAGGAGCTGCGCCAGATCGAGGAAGAGGCCAAGCGCGAAAAGGAGGGCCAAAGCTGA
- a CDS encoding PP2C family protein-serine/threonine phosphatase, with the protein MGARESDECDLRWWGLTDKGPFRKNNEDAFLALTFDENEVRLLGKEGEADFSLGDFVFAVSDGMGGARAGEFASRIAVQKITERFPKKFRTEAIQQPGGHEAALERLTGYIHAEMRVMGMHYEECSGMGATLSLLWLTPGKGYFCHVGDSRIYHLTADGSMTQLTEDHTHVGWLLREGKMNEREARFHEGRHMLQMALGGSTTNLNPHIGSVDISPGDSFVLCTDGLIEGLWDNTIRRLMKEPPPLLAGLPPAQRLLSEALSESGRDNTTVIVLQL; encoded by the coding sequence ATGGGCGCCAGGGAATCCGATGAATGCGACTTGCGCTGGTGGGGCTTGACCGACAAAGGCCCCTTCAGGAAGAACAACGAGGATGCCTTTCTCGCCCTCACATTCGATGAGAATGAAGTGCGTCTCCTTGGCAAGGAAGGGGAGGCCGACTTTTCCCTCGGGGATTTTGTCTTTGCAGTCAGTGACGGCATGGGCGGAGCGCGGGCAGGGGAGTTTGCCAGCCGCATCGCAGTCCAGAAGATCACCGAACGCTTCCCGAAGAAATTCCGGACTGAGGCCATTCAACAGCCTGGTGGGCACGAGGCAGCCTTGGAGCGACTGACCGGCTACATTCACGCGGAGATGCGGGTTATGGGCATGCACTACGAGGAGTGCAGTGGAATGGGGGCCACCCTGAGCCTGCTCTGGCTCACTCCCGGCAAGGGCTACTTCTGTCATGTCGGGGACAGCCGTATTTATCATCTCACGGCAGATGGAAGCATGACCCAGCTGACTGAAGACCACACCCATGTGGGCTGGTTGTTACGCGAGGGGAAAATGAACGAGCGCGAGGCTCGCTTTCATGAGGGCCGCCACATGCTCCAGATGGCTTTGGGCGGATCGACCACCAACTTAAATCCCCATATTGGGTCAGTGGATATTTCTCCCGGCGACAGCTTTGTTCTCTGCACTGATGGTTTGATCGAGGGCCTGTGGGACAATACCATCCGGCGGCTTATGAAAGAACCGCCGCCCCTCCTTGCCGGCTTGCCACCAGCCCAACGCCTTCTCTCCGAAGCCCTTTCCGAGTCAGGACGCGACAACACGACTGTTATAGTCCTTCAACTTTAA
- a CDS encoding AMP nucleosidase: MTLKENIVRDWLPRYTGIPLEDFGEYILLTNFDRYVELFAEWHDVPVIGKGLPMHGATAGDITIINFGMGSATAATVMDLLTAIDPKAVLFLGKCGGLKKRNRLGDLILPIAGIRGEGTSNDYFPPEIPALPAFALQKAISRTIREHRRDYWTGSVYTTNRRVWEHDQEFKDYLESNRIMAVDMETATIFMVGFFNQIPTGALLLVSDQPMIPEGIKSATSDAKVTAQFVENHLQIGVDSLKQLINGGETVRHLKF, from the coding sequence ATGACGCTAAAAGAGAACATTGTGAGGGACTGGTTGCCCCGATACACCGGCATCCCCCTTGAAGATTTCGGCGAGTATATCCTGCTGACCAATTTTGACCGCTATGTTGAGCTGTTCGCCGAATGGCACGACGTTCCAGTGATTGGCAAGGGCTTGCCGATGCACGGAGCCACCGCAGGGGACATCACCATCATCAATTTTGGCATGGGCAGCGCAACAGCAGCAACCGTGATGGATCTGTTGACAGCGATTGACCCGAAAGCCGTTTTGTTCCTTGGCAAGTGCGGCGGCCTGAAGAAGCGCAACCGCCTCGGCGACCTGATTCTACCCATTGCCGGAATCCGGGGTGAAGGAACAAGTAATGACTATTTCCCACCCGAGATTCCTGCCTTGCCAGCATTTGCCCTGCAAAAGGCAATTTCCCGGACAATCCGTGAACATCGCCGGGATTACTGGACGGGTTCGGTCTATACGACCAACCGGCGCGTCTGGGAACACGATCAGGAATTCAAGGATTACCTGGAAAGCAACCGGATCATGGCTGTCGACATGGAGACAGCGACCATCTTCATGGTCGGCTTCTTCAACCAGATCCCAACCGGTGCGCTCCTCCTCGTCAGTGACCAGCCAATGATCCCGGAGGGGATTAAATCGGCGACCAGCGATGCCAAGGTGACAGCTCAGTTTGTCGAGAATCACCTCCAGATCGGTGTGGATTCACTGAAGCAGCTGATCAATGGCGGGGAAACCGTCCGGCATCTGAAGTTTTGA
- a CDS encoding threonine aldolase family protein → MKQTRPRNLASDNNAPICPEAWEAMEEANRDHASAYGTDEWTKGACEAVRRIFETDCEVFFTFNGTAANSLALASLCRSYHSVICHSLAHVETDECGAPEFYSGGSKILLVEGKDGKVSPDSVEEVVHRRTDLHFPKPKVVSITQSTEVGTVYTPAELRQLGAITHGLGLYLHMDGARFANSLAFLNCPPKDITWRAGVDVLCLGGTKNGLAIGEAVVFFNKDLAKEFEYRCKQAGQLCSKMRYLSAPWLGMLRDGAWLRRAGHANDCAARLEDGLKDIPGVKVLYPRQANAVFAKMKPRVIAGLYARGWSFYDFIAAGGCRLMCSWDTTFEDVDQFINDTTELTSSKEDHTKDHPVQKH, encoded by the coding sequence ATGAAACAGACTCGCCCCCGAAATTTAGCCAGTGATAACAATGCGCCCATCTGCCCCGAAGCATGGGAGGCCATGGAGGAAGCCAACCGCGACCATGCCAGCGCCTACGGGACAGATGAATGGACGAAAGGCGCCTGCGAGGCCGTCCGCCGGATTTTTGAGACTGATTGCGAAGTCTTCTTCACGTTCAACGGGACTGCCGCCAATTCGCTCGCCCTGGCCAGCCTTTGCCGCAGCTACCACAGCGTCATCTGCCATTCCCTGGCTCATGTGGAAACCGACGAATGCGGCGCACCGGAATTTTACTCCGGCGGTTCCAAAATCCTCCTCGTTGAAGGAAAGGACGGAAAGGTCTCCCCGGATTCCGTGGAGGAGGTTGTTCATCGTCGGACTGATCTTCACTTTCCGAAGCCCAAGGTCGTGAGCATCACGCAGAGCACCGAAGTCGGTACCGTCTACACGCCCGCCGAGTTGCGGCAACTGGGTGCTATCACGCACGGACTGGGCCTCTACCTGCACATGGACGGGGCCCGCTTTGCCAACTCGCTCGCTTTCCTCAATTGCCCGCCAAAGGACATCACCTGGCGGGCGGGAGTCGATGTCCTCTGCCTCGGCGGCACCAAGAATGGCCTCGCGATCGGGGAAGCCGTTGTCTTCTTCAACAAGGACCTCGCCAAGGAGTTTGAATACCGTTGCAAGCAGGCGGGCCAGCTTTGCTCAAAGATGCGTTACCTGAGCGCGCCATGGCTCGGGATGCTCAGGGATGGTGCATGGTTGCGCCGCGCCGGACATGCCAACGACTGCGCCGCCCGCCTCGAGGACGGGCTTAAGGATATCCCCGGCGTGAAAGTCCTCTACCCACGGCAAGCCAACGCCGTCTTTGCCAAGATGAAGCCGCGCGTCATCGCCGGCCTCTACGCCCGCGGCTGGTCCTTCTACGACTTTATTGCCGCCGGCGGTTGCCGCCTCATGTGCTCATGGGACACCACTTTCGAGGATGTCGACCAGTTTATCAACGACACCACTGAGCTCACCTCCTCCAAGGAAGACCACACCAAGGATCATCCGGTACAGAAGCATTGA